Proteins encoded by one window of Sediminicoccus rosea:
- the ileS gene encoding isoleucine--tRNA ligase → MNDAPDSPASDQKGRDYRKTVFLPQTGFPMKADLPNREPKLLARWAAAGSWNRLREKSQGRPPFVLHDGPPYANGPLHIGHALNKILKDVINRAAQMSGTDANYVPGWDCHGLPIEWKVEEEYRAKKLDKDQVPVLEFRAECRAYAAKWLAVQSEEFQRLGVAGDWANRYATMDFASESVIVEEIGRFLMNGSLYRGLRPVMWSPVEKTALAEAEIEYMDHVSPTLHALFRVLRAPAMPELAGSDVVIWTTTPWTIPGNRALAYGPEIQYALLHVDHVNEGALVKPGARLVVALALLPQFCAEAGIATHTLIKTFPGTAFAGAACAAPLRGHAGAYGHEALMLAGDYVTDDAGTGIVHIAPSHGEEDFALVVAHNRAHPEARIEIPECVGDDGTYTLQAPGFEGIHVFRAHEPVYAAMTALGTLAAKGKLNHSYPHSWRSKKPVIYRATPQWFIAMDDGNQIRQKSLDAIAATHFVPDIGRNRIGAMVAGRPDWCISRQRAWGVPIAVFVEKRTGEVLRDASVMQRIVDAFRTEGADAWYQPDAAARFLGNERNPDDYEQVMDIVDVWFESGSTHAFVLPPRNLPFPADLYLEGSDQHRGWFQSSLLESVGTRGVAPFKAILTHGFVLDESGRKMSKSLGNVTAPQEVMTKYGADILRLWVMNSDTAEDLRIGKNILEQQAELYRRLRNTLRWLLGNLAGFEESERVPVAEMPELERWVLHRLTELDGRIRKAAKDYDWNGVVPEIHAFCATDLSAFYFDIRKDSLYCDAKDSLRRRSARTVLDQLHRCLCAWLAPVLVFTAEEAWLSRFGEEALSIHQQDFPTLPAEWRDEALAARWVEIRRIRKLVTASLEDHRRDGLFGSSLQARIGLTLPGQTLSAEEWAEILIVSQAELGQGEEVALDVALAPGAKCERCWRVLPEVGASAAHPTLCLRCEAAVEG, encoded by the coding sequence ATGAACGACGCCCCTGATTCTCCCGCCTCCGACCAGAAGGGGCGCGATTACCGCAAGACGGTCTTCCTGCCGCAGACCGGCTTCCCGATGAAGGCGGACCTGCCCAACCGCGAGCCGAAGCTGCTCGCCCGATGGGCCGCGGCCGGGAGCTGGAACCGTCTGCGCGAGAAGTCCCAGGGCCGCCCGCCCTTCGTGCTGCATGACGGCCCTCCCTATGCGAACGGGCCGCTGCATATCGGCCACGCGCTGAACAAGATCCTGAAGGATGTGATCAACCGCGCCGCGCAGATGTCGGGCACGGACGCCAACTACGTGCCCGGCTGGGACTGCCACGGCCTGCCGATCGAATGGAAGGTCGAGGAGGAATACCGCGCGAAGAAGCTCGACAAGGACCAGGTGCCGGTCCTCGAGTTCCGCGCCGAATGCCGCGCCTATGCGGCCAAGTGGCTCGCCGTGCAGTCGGAGGAGTTCCAGCGCCTGGGCGTCGCCGGCGATTGGGCGAACCGCTACGCGACGATGGATTTCGCCTCTGAATCCGTGATCGTCGAGGAGATCGGCCGCTTCCTGATGAACGGCTCGCTCTATCGCGGCCTGCGCCCCGTCATGTGGAGCCCGGTCGAGAAGACGGCGCTGGCCGAGGCCGAGATCGAGTACATGGACCATGTCTCGCCCACGCTGCACGCGCTGTTCCGCGTGCTGCGGGCGCCCGCCATGCCCGAGCTGGCGGGCAGCGACGTGGTGATCTGGACGACGACGCCCTGGACCATCCCGGGCAACCGCGCGCTCGCCTATGGGCCCGAGATCCAGTACGCGCTGCTGCATGTGGACCATGTGAACGAGGGCGCGCTGGTGAAGCCGGGCGCGCGCCTCGTCGTGGCCCTGGCGCTGCTGCCGCAATTCTGCGCCGAGGCCGGCATTGCGACGCACACGCTGATCAAGACCTTCCCTGGCACCGCCTTCGCGGGGGCCGCCTGCGCCGCCCCGCTGCGCGGCCATGCCGGCGCCTACGGCCATGAGGCGCTGATGCTGGCGGGCGACTACGTGACCGATGACGCGGGCACCGGCATCGTCCACATCGCGCCCAGCCATGGCGAGGAGGATTTCGCGCTGGTGGTGGCGCATAATCGCGCGCACCCCGAGGCGCGGATCGAGATCCCCGAATGCGTGGGCGATGACGGCACCTACACCCTCCAGGCGCCGGGCTTCGAGGGCATCCATGTGTTCCGCGCCCATGAGCCGGTCTATGCGGCCATGACGGCGCTCGGCACGCTGGCGGCCAAGGGCAAGCTGAACCACAGCTACCCGCATAGCTGGCGCTCCAAGAAGCCGGTGATCTATCGCGCGACGCCGCAATGGTTCATCGCGATGGATGACGGCAACCAGATCCGCCAGAAGTCGCTGGACGCCATCGCCGCCACGCATTTCGTGCCCGATATCGGCCGCAACCGCATCGGCGCGATGGTGGCCGGGCGCCCCGACTGGTGCATCAGCCGCCAGCGCGCCTGGGGCGTGCCGATTGCCGTCTTCGTCGAGAAGCGCACCGGCGAGGTGCTGCGCGATGCATCGGTGATGCAGCGGATCGTGGACGCCTTCCGCACCGAGGGCGCCGATGCCTGGTACCAGCCGGATGCCGCGGCCCGCTTCCTGGGCAATGAGCGCAACCCGGACGATTACGAGCAGGTGATGGACATCGTGGATGTCTGGTTCGAGAGCGGCAGCACGCACGCCTTCGTCCTGCCGCCGCGCAACCTGCCCTTCCCGGCGGATCTCTACCTGGAGGGCTCGGACCAGCATCGCGGCTGGTTCCAGTCCTCGCTGCTGGAGTCGGTCGGCACGCGGGGCGTGGCACCCTTCAAGGCCATCCTCACTCACGGATTCGTGCTGGATGAGAGCGGGCGGAAGATGTCGAAGTCGCTCGGCAACGTCACCGCGCCGCAGGAGGTGATGACCAAGTATGGCGCCGATATCCTGCGCCTCTGGGTGATGAATTCCGACACGGCCGAGGATCTGCGCATCGGCAAGAACATCCTGGAGCAGCAGGCGGAGCTCTATCGCCGCCTGCGCAACACGCTGCGCTGGCTCTTGGGCAACCTCGCGGGCTTCGAGGAGAGCGAGCGCGTGCCGGTGGCGGAGATGCCGGAACTGGAGCGCTGGGTGCTGCACCGCCTGACGGAGCTGGATGGCCGCATCCGCAAGGCCGCGAAGGATTACGACTGGAACGGCGTCGTGCCCGAGATCCACGCCTTCTGCGCGACCGATCTCAGCGCCTTCTACTTCGACATCCGCAAGGACAGTCTCTACTGCGACGCGAAGGACAGCCTGCGCCGCCGCAGCGCCCGGACCGTGCTGGACCAGCTGCATCGCTGCCTCTGCGCCTGGCTCGCCCCCGTGCTGGTCTTCACGGCGGAGGAGGCCTGGCTCTCGCGCTTCGGCGAGGAGGCCCTGAGCATCCACCAGCAGGATTTCCCGACGCTGCCGGCCGAGTGGCGGGATGAGGCGCTGGCGGCGCGCTGGGTGGAGATCCGCCGCATCCGCAAGCTCGTCACCGCGAGCCTGGAGGATCACCGGCGGGATGGGCTCTTCGGCTCCTCCCTGCAGGCGCGGATCGGCCTGACCCTCCCGGGCCAGACGCTCAGCGCCGAGGAATGGGCGGAGATCCTCATCGTCTCCCAGGCCGAGCTGGGGCAGGGGGAGGAGGTGGCGCTCGATGTCGCGCTCGCCCCCGGCGCCAAGTGCGAGCGCTGCTGGCGCGTGCTGCCCGAGGTGGGCGCCTCCGCCGCGCATCCCACGCTCTGCCTGCGCTGCGAAGCGGCGGTGGAGGGCTGA
- the lspA gene encoding signal peptidase II: MASTLRTGLVFAAILLVADQASKYWILEVVNLPERRNIPLLELGPVGLDLTMVWNRGVTFGLFSGEGAWNHLILAALALVVAGFLLRWLARSETRLVTYALGAVIGGAIGNVIDRMRFGAVVDFVDVHAWGWHWYVFNVADAAIVCGVLALVADALIRPESKRKEAP; this comes from the coding sequence ATGGCCTCCACGCTGCGGACCGGCCTCGTCTTCGCCGCCATCCTCCTGGTGGCCGACCAGGCGAGCAAGTACTGGATCCTGGAGGTGGTGAACCTGCCCGAGCGGCGGAACATCCCGTTGCTGGAGCTGGGGCCTGTGGGGCTCGACCTCACCATGGTGTGGAATCGCGGCGTCACCTTCGGACTTTTCTCGGGCGAGGGGGCCTGGAACCACCTGATCCTGGCCGCCCTCGCGCTCGTTGTGGCGGGGTTCCTGCTGCGCTGGCTGGCGCGCTCGGAAACCCGGCTCGTCACCTATGCTCTGGGGGCGGTGATCGGCGGGGCCATCGGCAATGTGATTGACCGCATGCGCTTCGGCGCCGTGGTGGATTTCGTGGATGTTCACGCCTGGGGCTGGCACTGGTATGTCTTCAACGTCGCTGATGCGGCGATCGTCTGCGGCGTCCTGGCCCTGGTGGCGGATGCCTTGATCCGGCCGGAAAGCAAGCGCAAAGAGGCTCCATGA
- a CDS encoding DUF3035 domain-containing protein, with the protein MKTNPAPLLLLAPLLLAGCGDTARTFGLTRDAPDEFQVTTRAPLSMPPSLGSLPTPRPGASRPQELSIREQAESTLVPGSGQAAARAPQSSGERALLSSTGTPAPDNIRDRVDEESMRLERVDRSIVDRALFWRPAPTEPGIPVDAAREAQRLRENAALGRDITEGQTPIIQPQRRPWYDALKFW; encoded by the coding sequence ATGAAGACGAATCCGGCCCCGCTCCTGCTTCTCGCCCCCCTGCTGCTGGCGGGCTGCGGCGACACCGCGCGCACCTTCGGCCTGACGCGCGACGCGCCGGACGAATTCCAGGTGACGACCCGCGCCCCGCTCTCCATGCCGCCGAGCCTGGGCAGCCTGCCCACGCCGCGCCCCGGCGCCTCCCGCCCGCAGGAACTGAGCATCCGCGAGCAGGCCGAATCCACCCTGGTGCCCGGCTCCGGTCAGGCCGCCGCCCGCGCGCCGCAATCCTCGGGCGAGCGCGCGCTGCTCTCCTCGACCGGCACGCCCGCGCCCGACAACATCCGCGACCGCGTGGATGAGGAAAGCATGCGCCTCGAGCGGGTGGACCGCTCCATCGTGGACCGCGCCCTGTTCTGGCGCCCGGCGCCGACCGAGCCCGGCATCCCCGTGGATGCGGCGCGCGAGGCGCAGCGCCTGCGCGAGAACGCGGCCCTTGGCCGGGACATCACGGAAGGGCAGACGCCCATCATCCAGCCGCAACGCCGCCCCTGGTATGACGCGCTGAAGTTCTGGTGA
- a CDS encoding M16 family metallopeptidase — protein sequence MDTLTRRTALKGAAAATLAPTLAAPALAQPAPRPAQRPLFGAVSWKLANGLTVVLAENRRAPVAAHYLYVSAGAGEDPAGKSGVAHFLEHMMFKGSPHIPSGAFSRTVAREGGQDNAFTSRDVTAYFQIVEASRLPLMMRMEADRLAAPLIPEAETESERNVVLEERSQRTDAVPRGRFREAFDAAMWGPQHWRGRPLIGWESEIRAITRQDLVDFHATHYAAANCTLVVAGDVREADLRRWAEEFYGPVPTRPRRARDRAAPPAAAPEARLVTRDPAVREASFLQAFAAPSATWGDTSKSDPLEVMAHVLGGGPGSRLHRALVEAGHAVSAGAGYDGDVVGVGGLFVAVTPRPGVSQARIEEIVAATVTELVQSGATEAETRRAIRQQTAGALLALDGLGAAPRMLGGALAIGLPIEAVEQWPARMEAVTQAQVNEAARAVLAQPKVATAAWLLPA from the coding sequence ATGGATACCCTGACCCGCCGAACCGCCCTCAAGGGCGCCGCCGCCGCCACCCTCGCTCCCACCCTGGCAGCCCCCGCGCTCGCCCAACCGGCGCCGCGCCCGGCGCAACGGCCGCTTTTCGGCGCCGTGAGCTGGAAGCTCGCCAATGGCCTCACCGTCGTGCTGGCGGAGAATCGCCGGGCGCCGGTGGCCGCGCATTACCTCTATGTCTCGGCCGGCGCGGGCGAGGATCCGGCCGGCAAGTCGGGCGTCGCCCACTTCCTCGAGCACATGATGTTCAAGGGCAGCCCGCACATCCCCTCGGGCGCCTTCAGCCGGACCGTGGCGCGCGAGGGCGGGCAGGACAATGCCTTCACCAGCCGCGACGTGACCGCCTATTTCCAGATCGTCGAAGCTTCCCGCCTGCCGCTGATGATGCGGATGGAGGCGGATCGCCTGGCCGCCCCCCTCATCCCCGAGGCCGAGACGGAATCCGAGCGCAACGTGGTGCTGGAGGAGCGCAGCCAGCGCACCGACGCCGTGCCGCGCGGCCGCTTCCGTGAGGCCTTCGACGCCGCCATGTGGGGCCCGCAGCATTGGCGCGGCCGCCCGCTGATCGGCTGGGAGAGCGAGATCCGCGCCATCACCCGGCAGGACCTCGTGGATTTCCACGCGACCCACTACGCCGCCGCCAATTGCACCCTGGTGGTGGCGGGCGATGTGCGCGAGGCGGATCTGCGCCGCTGGGCCGAGGAATTCTACGGCCCCGTGCCGACCCGGCCGCGCCGCGCGCGCGACCGCGCGGCCCCGCCCGCCGCGGCGCCCGAGGCGCGCCTCGTCACGCGCGACCCCGCGGTGCGCGAGGCCTCCTTCCTGCAGGCCTTCGCCGCCCCCTCGGCCACCTGGGGGGATACCTCCAAGTCGGACCCGCTGGAGGTGATGGCGCATGTGCTGGGCGGCGGCCCCGGCTCCCGCCTGCACCGCGCCCTGGTCGAGGCCGGGCACGCGGTGAGTGCCGGCGCCGGCTATGACGGCGACGTGGTGGGGGTGGGCGGCCTCTTCGTGGCGGTGACGCCCCGCCCGGGCGTGAGCCAGGCGCGCATCGAGGAGATCGTCGCCGCCACCGTCACGGAGCTGGTGCAGTCCGGCGCGACCGAGGCCGAGACGCGCCGCGCCATCCGCCAGCAGACCGCCGGCGCCCTGCTGGCGCTGGATGGCCTGGGCGCCGCGCCGCGCATGCTGGGTGGCGCGCTGGCCATCGGCCTGCCGATCGAGGCGGTGGAGCAATGGCCGGCCCGGATGGAGGCGGTGACGCAGGCGCAGGTGAACGAGGCGGCGCGCGCCGTGCTCGCCCAGCCGAAGGTCGCCACCGCCGCCTGGCTGCTGCCGGCATGA
- a CDS encoding M16 family metallopeptidase, with translation MSQTIFGVTLPPRHGFSVPIQLVEQGGVSAWLVEDHSVPVVSLAWAWPGGAARDPVGREGLSAFAAAMLSEGAGEYDNVGFADALRDSGIGLSFSAGRDSFDGSFRALTTALPEAVRLARLAMARPRLDAAAITRVRARAVLGARQALETPAGIARRAFWESAYPGFPAGRLSTPESLTAITEAEIRAALAAQLRQGGVMIAASGAINATQLRAVMAELFADLPAGAPEAVPALPPLAAFGIAAREKAAPQSTLVFGQDGLAPNDPGWEGFQVALRILAGGGFTSRLMRTVREQRGLTYGIGAGLDLLFGRGIVIGNVATENAKVGEVWGLVRSAWTEMAANGPTTEEVVEAVDFLGGSLPLQFTDSRRTASLLLGLRQAGRPLDWLAGRPARLAALNRENVAAVARRILKPEGLVLAVAGQPQGL, from the coding sequence ATGTCCCAGACCATCTTCGGCGTCACCCTGCCGCCCCGCCACGGCTTTTCCGTTCCGATCCAGCTCGTCGAGCAGGGCGGCGTCTCGGCCTGGCTGGTCGAGGATCATTCGGTGCCCGTCGTCTCCCTCGCCTGGGCCTGGCCCGGCGGTGCGGCGCGCGACCCGGTGGGGCGCGAGGGCCTTTCCGCCTTTGCCGCCGCCATGCTGAGCGAGGGTGCCGGCGAATACGACAATGTCGGCTTCGCCGATGCGCTGCGTGATTCCGGCATCGGGCTCTCCTTCTCGGCCGGGCGCGACAGCTTCGATGGCAGCTTCCGCGCGCTGACCACGGCGCTGCCGGAAGCCGTGCGCCTCGCCCGCCTCGCCATGGCGCGGCCCCGCCTCGATGCGGCAGCCATCACGCGGGTGCGGGCGCGGGCCGTGCTGGGCGCGCGCCAGGCGCTGGAGACGCCGGCCGGCATCGCCCGCCGCGCCTTCTGGGAATCGGCCTATCCGGGCTTCCCGGCCGGCCGGCTTTCCACGCCCGAGAGCCTGACCGCCATCACCGAGGCCGAGATCCGCGCCGCCCTCGCCGCCCAGCTCCGCCAGGGCGGCGTGATGATCGCGGCCTCGGGCGCCATCAACGCCACGCAGCTGCGCGCCGTGATGGCCGAGCTCTTCGCCGACCTGCCGGCCGGCGCGCCGGAGGCGGTGCCCGCGCTGCCGCCGCTCGCCGCCTTCGGCATCGCCGCGCGCGAGAAGGCGGCGCCGCAATCCACGCTGGTCTTCGGCCAGGATGGGCTCGCGCCCAATGATCCGGGCTGGGAGGGATTCCAGGTCGCGCTCCGCATTCTCGCGGGCGGCGGCTTCACCAGCCGCCTGATGCGCACGGTGCGCGAGCAGCGCGGCCTGACCTATGGCATCGGCGCGGGGCTCGACCTGCTGTTCGGCCGCGGCATCGTCATCGGCAATGTGGCGACCGAGAATGCGAAGGTGGGCGAGGTCTGGGGCCTGGTGCGCTCTGCCTGGACCGAGATGGCGGCCAATGGGCCGACCACCGAGGAGGTGGTGGAGGCGGTGGATTTCCTCGGCGGCTCCTTGCCGCTGCAATTCACCGACAGCCGCCGCACCGCCTCGCTCCTGCTCGGCCTCCGCCAGGCGGGCCGGCCGCTCGACTGGCTGGCCGGGCGCCCGGCGCGCCTTGCCGCGCTGAACCGCGAGAATGTCGCCGCCGTCGCGCGGCGCATCCTCAAGCCCGAAGGCCTGGTGCTGGCAGTGGCGGGGCAGCCGCAAGGTCTGTAG